The following are from one region of the Streptomyces changanensis genome:
- a CDS encoding class I SAM-dependent methyltransferase, with the protein MFTPTGPTAVELAVQALSSTQRGYDLLAPKFDETPFRTPPRVLDAVADALRPLGPFRCGLDVCCGTGAGTAVLRGLCRERVTGVDFSAGMLARARASLPPEQGRPGPAWVRADARALPFREAFDLAVSFGAFGHFLPAERPGLFAGVHAVLRPGGRFAFPVAAPPRPASAAYWALWGFDAAMRVRNALWRPPFVMYHRTFRLPDVLADLGRAGFDTALLPLPALGTRADGAPRCRLVVARRPG; encoded by the coding sequence ATGTTCACCCCCACCGGACCGACCGCCGTGGAGCTGGCCGTGCAGGCGCTCTCCTCCACCCAGCGGGGATACGACCTGCTCGCCCCGAAGTTCGACGAGACGCCCTTCCGCACGCCGCCTCGGGTCCTCGACGCCGTGGCCGACGCCCTGCGCCCCCTCGGCCCCTTCCGCTGCGGGCTTGACGTGTGCTGCGGCACCGGGGCCGGCACCGCCGTCCTGCGGGGGCTGTGCCGCGAGCGGGTGACGGGGGTGGACTTCAGCGCGGGGATGCTCGCGCGGGCCCGCGCCTCGCTCCCGCCCGAACAGGGCCGCCCGGGCCCTGCCTGGGTACGGGCGGACGCGCGGGCGCTGCCGTTCCGGGAGGCGTTCGACCTCGCCGTGAGCTTCGGCGCGTTCGGGCACTTCCTCCCCGCCGAGCGGCCGGGGCTCTTCGCCGGGGTCCACGCGGTGCTGCGGCCCGGCGGGCGGTTCGCGTTCCCCGTGGCGGCGCCGCCGCGCCCGGCGTCCGCGGCCTACTGGGCGCTGTGGGGCTTCGACGCGGCGATGCGCGTGCGCAACGCGCTGTGGCGGCCGCCCTTCGTGATGTACCACCGCACCTTCCGGCTCCCCGACGTCCTCGCGGACCTGGGCCGGGCCGGCTTCGACACGGCGCTCCTGCCCCTGCCCGCGCTCGGTACCCGCGCGGACGGGGCGCCGCGCTGCCGCCTGGTCGTGGCGCGCCGCCCCGGCTGA
- a CDS encoding SpoIIE family protein phosphatase/ATP-binding protein produces MSVAAFTDRFRGVSVRSLAERLPRSVAGQVFALQVTLIVLLVLGAVLALLLQSRYDGEREARNRSVAVAETFAHSPGLLEALEAPAPSQELQPLTETARERAGVDFIVVMDTDGIRYTHPQPERIGQRFVGTIEPSLAGRVLTERVQGPLGDEVQAVVPVTDADGRVVALVSAGLKVANVTGVVNRQLPVILGTSAAGLAVATAGSALVTRRLRRQTHGLGPAEMTRVYEHHDAVLHAVREGVVIVGRDGRLVLANDEALRLLKLPPGAEGRHVSELPGLDPRIAELLVSGRPATDEVVPAAGRLLAVNQRLTHPYGGPGGTVATIRDTTELRALTGRAQVARKRLNLLYDAGVGIGTTLDVGRTAEELADVAVPRFADYVTVDLADPVLRGEEPTGSSTEMRRTASRGIRDDHPLYTVGRMIAFVASTPQAKGFGSGRAELVPDLSRAPGWQAQDPERAGRIVEYGIHSLITVPLKARGVVLGVANFWRSEKPEPFEDEDVTLAEELVARAAVAMDNARRYTREHAMAVTLQRSLLPRALPEQSAVEVAHRYLPAQSGVGGDWFDVIPLPGSRVALVVGDVVGHGLHAAATMGRLRTAVHNFSTLDLPPDELLGRLDDLVGRIDQDEAEAGYGGPDGGAGMTGATCLYAVYDPVTRRCALARAGHPMPALVHPGGHVEYPDLPVGPPLGLGGIPYETAELELAEGSQLVFYTDGLIEERTRDIDVGLDLLRLALAPPDGVDRTPEESCRAVLDALLPARPKDDVALLIARTRSLGPDRVADWDVPFHPGAVSGLRAAAAEQLAAWGLSDVAFTTELILSELITNAIRYGTAPVHVRLIHDRVLTCEVSDGSSTSPHLRYAATTDEGGRGLFLVAQLSERWGTRYTGQGKVIWAEQQLTGPGAAFGAGRGAEFFLDALDADPL; encoded by the coding sequence ATGAGCGTGGCCGCATTCACAGACCGGTTCCGGGGCGTGTCGGTCCGGTCACTGGCCGAAAGGCTTCCCCGCAGCGTCGCCGGGCAGGTGTTCGCCCTGCAGGTGACGCTGATCGTGCTGCTGGTGCTCGGCGCCGTCCTCGCCCTCCTCCTGCAGTCGCGGTACGACGGCGAGCGCGAGGCCCGCAACCGGTCCGTCGCCGTGGCCGAGACCTTCGCCCACTCCCCGGGCCTGCTGGAGGCGCTGGAGGCCCCCGCCCCGTCCCAGGAGCTCCAGCCGCTCACCGAGACCGCCCGTGAGCGGGCGGGCGTGGACTTCATCGTCGTCATGGACACCGACGGCATCCGCTACACCCACCCCCAGCCCGAGCGGATCGGGCAGCGCTTCGTCGGCACCATCGAGCCGTCCCTCGCCGGCCGGGTCCTCACCGAACGCGTCCAGGGGCCGCTCGGCGACGAGGTGCAGGCCGTCGTCCCGGTCACGGACGCGGACGGCCGGGTGGTCGCCCTCGTCTCCGCCGGACTCAAGGTCGCCAACGTCACCGGCGTCGTCAACCGCCAGCTGCCCGTCATCCTCGGCACGAGCGCCGCCGGGCTCGCCGTCGCGACCGCCGGCTCGGCCCTCGTCACCCGGCGCCTGCGCCGCCAGACCCACGGCCTGGGCCCCGCCGAGATGACCCGGGTCTACGAGCACCACGACGCGGTCCTGCACGCCGTGCGCGAGGGCGTCGTCATCGTGGGTCGCGACGGTCGCCTCGTCCTCGCCAACGACGAGGCGCTACGGCTCCTGAAACTCCCGCCGGGGGCCGAGGGCCGGCACGTCTCCGAGCTGCCCGGCCTCGACCCCCGGATCGCCGAGCTGCTCGTGTCCGGGCGGCCCGCCACCGACGAGGTCGTGCCCGCCGCCGGCCGGCTCCTCGCCGTCAACCAGCGCCTCACCCACCCCTACGGAGGGCCGGGCGGCACCGTCGCCACCATCCGGGACACCACCGAACTGCGCGCCCTCACCGGTCGCGCCCAGGTCGCCCGCAAACGCCTCAACCTGCTGTACGACGCCGGCGTGGGCATCGGCACCACCCTCGACGTGGGCCGCACCGCCGAGGAGCTGGCCGACGTCGCCGTGCCGCGCTTCGCGGACTACGTCACCGTCGACCTCGCCGACCCCGTGCTGCGCGGCGAGGAACCCACCGGCAGCAGCACCGAGATGCGCCGCACCGCCTCCCGCGGCATCCGCGACGACCACCCGCTCTACACGGTCGGCCGCATGATCGCCTTCGTGGCGTCGACGCCCCAGGCCAAGGGCTTCGGCTCCGGCCGCGCCGAGCTGGTGCCCGACCTGTCCCGCGCGCCCGGCTGGCAGGCGCAGGACCCGGAGCGGGCGGGGCGGATCGTCGAGTACGGCATCCACTCCCTGATCACCGTGCCGCTCAAGGCCCGCGGGGTGGTCCTCGGCGTCGCCAACTTCTGGCGCTCCGAGAAGCCGGAGCCCTTCGAGGACGAGGACGTCACGCTCGCCGAGGAGCTCGTCGCCCGCGCCGCGGTCGCCATGGACAACGCCCGCCGCTACACGCGCGAGCACGCCATGGCCGTCACCCTCCAGCGCTCCCTCCTGCCGCGGGCGCTGCCCGAGCAGAGCGCCGTGGAGGTCGCCCACCGGTACCTGCCCGCCCAGTCCGGCGTCGGCGGCGACTGGTTCGACGTGATCCCGCTGCCCGGCAGCCGGGTCGCCCTCGTCGTGGGCGACGTCGTCGGGCACGGCCTCCACGCCGCCGCCACCATGGGCCGGCTGCGCACCGCGGTCCACAACTTCTCCACCCTCGACCTGCCGCCCGACGAACTCCTCGGCCGGCTCGACGACCTCGTCGGCCGCATCGACCAGGACGAGGCCGAGGCCGGCTACGGCGGCCCCGACGGCGGCGCCGGCATGACCGGGGCCACCTGCCTGTACGCCGTGTACGACCCGGTCACGCGGCGCTGCGCGCTGGCCCGCGCCGGGCACCCCATGCCCGCCCTGGTCCACCCCGGCGGCCACGTCGAGTACCCCGACCTGCCGGTGGGCCCCCCGCTGGGGCTGGGCGGCATCCCGTACGAGACGGCCGAGCTGGAGCTCGCCGAGGGCAGCCAGCTGGTCTTTTACACGGACGGCCTCATCGAGGAGCGCACCCGCGACATCGACGTCGGCCTCGACCTGCTGCGGCTGGCCCTCGCCCCGCCCGACGGAGTCGACCGCACCCCCGAGGAGAGCTGCCGGGCCGTGCTCGACGCCCTGCTGCCCGCCCGCCCCAAGGACGACGTCGCGCTCCTCATCGCCCGGACCCGGAGCCTCGGCCCCGACCGCGTCGCCGACTGGGATGTGCCCTTCCACCCCGGCGCCGTCTCGGGACTGCGGGCCGCCGCCGCGGAGCAGCTCGCCGCCTGGGGCCTGAGCGACGTGGCCTTCACCACCGAGCTGATCCTCAGCGAACTGATCACCAACGCCATCCGCTACGGCACGGCCCCGGTCCACGTACGCCTCATCCACGACCGTGTCCTCACCTGCGAGGTGTCCGACGGCAGCAGCACCTCCCCGCACCTGCGGTACGCGGCCACGACCGACGAGGGCGGCCGGGGGTTGTTCCTCGTGGCCCAGCTCTCCGAGCGCTGGGGGACCCGCTACACCGGGCAGGGAAAGGTCATCTGGGCCGAGCAGCAGCTGACCGGTCCGGGTGCCGCGTTCGGCGCCGGGCGCGGAGCGGAGTTCTTCCTCGACGCCCTCGACGCCGACCCCCTCTGA
- a CDS encoding Crp/Fnr family transcriptional regulator, whose translation MSSTAPRINALPAPHRERLLALAEEVSFEPGERVFDEHRPADRFWVVRTGAVNLDSRVPGSRRPAVIEMLGHGELVGLSWLFPPYEWELGAEAMSLVRAYEFDAAVVRTLCEAEPPFGLALTQWVGQVLSHRLQATRERLLDMYAPHGSGVL comes from the coding sequence ATGAGCAGCACAGCACCGAGGATCAACGCCCTGCCCGCTCCGCACCGGGAGCGGCTGCTGGCGCTCGCCGAGGAGGTGTCGTTCGAACCGGGCGAGCGGGTCTTCGACGAACACCGCCCCGCGGACCGGTTCTGGGTGGTCCGCACGGGCGCGGTCAATCTGGACTCGCGCGTGCCGGGCAGCCGCCGTCCCGCCGTCATCGAGATGCTCGGCCACGGCGAGCTCGTGGGCCTGTCGTGGCTCTTCCCGCCGTACGAGTGGGAGCTCGGCGCCGAGGCGATGAGCCTGGTGCGGGCCTACGAGTTCGACGCGGCGGTGGTGCGCACGCTGTGCGAGGCGGAGCCGCCCTTCGGACTGGCGCTGACGCAGTGGGTCGGGCAGGTGCTGTCCCACCGGTTGCAGGCGACGCGGGAACGGCTGCTCGACATGTACGCCCCGCACGGCAGCGGCGTTCTCTGA
- a CDS encoding universal stress protein: protein MAQAPAHRAVAVGVDGSPESLAAAEWAAREAALRGLPLRLVQAWLRQPVDGAPERDGAAEELRARHLLEEVAAEVRTRHPGLEVTSALLPAPPVPALLTAGNAAEMLVIGSRGHGALLGFLLGSSGQQVIAEADRPVVAVRSPREDGPGTGADGGEVVVGQQGDARESAAVLGFAFAAAAARGVGVRAVRAWSLPSVYAYTPGALRPVDEAGGLVPYEEKALAEALAPWRERYPGVPVREHVELGSAGQVLLSVVTGAGLVVVGRRVRRAPVGTRIGSVAHAVLHHAPGPVAVVPHA from the coding sequence ATGGCGCAGGCCCCGGCGCACCGCGCGGTCGCGGTGGGAGTGGACGGCTCGCCCGAGAGCCTCGCGGCCGCCGAGTGGGCGGCACGGGAGGCCGCGCTGCGCGGGCTGCCGCTGCGTCTGGTGCAGGCCTGGCTGCGGCAGCCCGTGGACGGCGCGCCGGAGCGGGACGGCGCCGCCGAGGAGCTGCGGGCGCGCCACCTGCTGGAGGAGGTGGCGGCGGAGGTCCGCACCCGGCACCCCGGGCTGGAGGTGACCTCCGCGCTCCTGCCCGCGCCCCCCGTACCCGCGCTGCTGACCGCCGGGAACGCGGCGGAGATGCTGGTCATCGGGTCACGCGGGCACGGCGCGCTGCTCGGCTTCCTGCTCGGGTCGTCCGGGCAGCAGGTCATCGCGGAGGCGGACCGCCCGGTCGTGGCCGTGCGCTCGCCGCGCGAGGACGGGCCGGGGACCGGCGCGGACGGCGGCGAGGTCGTCGTGGGACAGCAGGGCGACGCGCGGGAGAGCGCGGCGGTACTGGGCTTCGCCTTCGCGGCCGCGGCGGCCCGGGGCGTCGGGGTGCGCGCGGTACGGGCCTGGAGCCTGCCGTCGGTGTACGCCTACACCCCCGGGGCGCTGCGCCCGGTCGACGAGGCCGGGGGTCTGGTGCCGTACGAGGAGAAGGCGCTGGCGGAGGCGCTGGCCCCGTGGCGGGAGCGGTACCCGGGCGTGCCGGTGAGGGAGCACGTCGAGCTGGGCAGCGCGGGCCAGGTGCTGCTGTCGGTGGTCACCGGCGCGGGCCTGGTCGTCGTGGGCCGCCGGGTGCGGCGCGCGCCGGTGGGGACGAGGATCGGTTCGGTGGCGCACGCGGTGCTGCACCACGCGCCGGGCCCGGTCGCGGTCGTGCCGCACGCCTGA
- a CDS encoding DUF3040 domain-containing protein, whose product MASGMDEDRLLAEIERLLAREDPELDARMSALGRQLTGDPFEHGGPADRPRDRPADGPGGRDPRDWRKVTFLVAVVVAVVGLVLTAVLTQPTDPGTDPSPPPAPPPAGAPLHP is encoded by the coding sequence ATGGCGTCCGGCATGGACGAGGACCGCCTGCTCGCCGAGATCGAGCGGCTCCTCGCGCGCGAGGACCCCGAGCTCGACGCCCGGATGTCGGCCCTCGGCAGGCAGCTGACCGGAGACCCCTTCGAACACGGCGGCCCGGCCGACCGCCCGCGCGACCGCCCGGCCGACGGACCGGGCGGGCGGGACCCCCGCGACTGGCGCAAGGTCACCTTCCTCGTGGCGGTCGTGGTGGCGGTGGTCGGGCTGGTCCTCACGGCGGTGCTGACACAGCCCACGGACCCCGGGACCGACCCGTCGCCACCGCCCGCACCGCCACCCGCCGGGGCGCCCCTCCATCCCTGA
- a CDS encoding MurR/RpiR family transcriptional regulator translates to MPSGQQARAQAAAIRQGRQAPEPDPTPAERVRALFTGHRLSPGQRRIAQYLVDHLTEAAFLSITDLADRAGVSQPSVTRFATSLGYSGFPALREALQPIALSAVAGSPDAREGVRHNELQAAIDAEIENLESLRRVLADPRQVLEVGRQLAHSVPLTVVGLRISVSLAEYFAYAARRIHPDVRVVTRGGSVAYDTLLQAREAGGSWALAFAMPRHANETLAAVRAARSAGLRVALITDLTMGPLVEAADVTLTAPAGARLVFDSYAAPGVLSAAVLQAMADAEPERTQARLEGYEQVAMQHDFFIDD, encoded by the coding sequence GTGCCATCCGGGCAGCAGGCGCGAGCGCAGGCGGCCGCGATCAGGCAGGGGCGGCAGGCCCCGGAGCCGGATCCGACACCGGCGGAACGGGTACGGGCCCTGTTCACGGGGCACCGGCTGTCCCCGGGGCAGCGGCGCATCGCGCAGTACCTGGTCGACCACCTGACGGAGGCGGCGTTCCTGTCGATCACGGACTTGGCCGACCGGGCCGGGGTGAGCCAGCCGTCGGTGACGCGGTTCGCCACCTCGCTCGGGTACAGCGGCTTCCCCGCGCTGCGGGAGGCGCTCCAGCCGATCGCGTTGAGCGCGGTGGCGGGCTCCCCGGACGCGCGCGAGGGGGTGCGGCACAACGAGCTCCAGGCGGCGATCGACGCGGAGATCGAGAACCTGGAGAGCCTGCGGCGGGTTCTCGCCGATCCCCGGCAGGTGCTGGAGGTGGGCCGGCAGCTGGCTCATTCCGTGCCCTTGACGGTGGTGGGGCTGCGGATCTCGGTGTCGCTGGCGGAGTACTTCGCCTACGCGGCGCGGCGGATCCACCCGGACGTGCGGGTGGTGACGCGGGGCGGCAGCGTCGCGTACGACACGCTGCTCCAGGCGCGGGAGGCGGGCGGTTCGTGGGCGCTGGCCTTCGCCATGCCGCGGCACGCGAACGAGACGCTGGCGGCGGTGCGGGCGGCGCGCAGCGCGGGGCTGCGTGTGGCGCTGATCACTGATCTGACCATGGGACCGCTGGTGGAGGCCGCGGACGTGACACTGACGGCGCCGGCCGGCGCGCGGCTGGTGTTCGACTCCTACGCGGCACCCGGGGTGCTGTCGGCGGCGGTGCTCCAGGCGATGGCCGACGCCGAACCGGAGCGTACGCAGGCACGGTTGGAGGGGTACGAGCAGGTCGCGATGCAGCACGACTTCTTCATCGACGACTGA
- a CDS encoding DUF5133 domain-containing protein codes for MLLAHPAVLRELVARYESLCAAAQERAIAPDLQRRLEDVTYTLCVTTGTRQLEHALAAARARLAATAAG; via the coding sequence ATGCTGTTGGCGCATCCCGCTGTGCTTCGCGAGCTCGTGGCCCGGTATGAATCCCTCTGCGCCGCCGCGCAGGAGCGCGCCATCGCGCCGGATCTGCAACGCCGCCTGGAGGACGTGACGTACACGCTGTGCGTGACCACCGGGACCCGGCAGCTGGAGCACGCGCTGGCCGCCGCCCGCGCCAGGCTCGCCGCGACGGCGGCCGGCTGA
- a CDS encoding helix-turn-helix domain-containing protein, with the protein MSGPEPLRSDIGRRVAARREQLGLSREEVALRSGSAPGYIQYLEEQAATPGMGFLLRLADALETTAVALAGGTTDLPPGIGHAALHPELVELTPAQCWTLLGTHGVGRVAVTTHEGPAILPVNYLVAQGEVAFRTSSGSLPARAAGAEVAFEVDHIDDAFSRGWSVLLVGDARTVTEPGAVRELAERAYTTPWAGDGRDLWVAVTPHRVSGRRVDVRHGDDAPLPEV; encoded by the coding sequence ATGTCCGGACCCGAGCCACTGAGGAGCGACATCGGCCGCCGCGTGGCCGCCCGCCGCGAACAGCTCGGGCTGTCCCGCGAGGAGGTCGCCCTGCGCTCCGGGTCGGCCCCGGGCTACATCCAGTACCTGGAGGAACAGGCGGCAACCCCCGGCATGGGCTTCCTGCTGCGCCTCGCCGACGCCCTGGAGACCACCGCCGTCGCCCTCGCCGGCGGCACCACGGACCTACCGCCCGGGATCGGGCACGCGGCCCTCCACCCGGAACTCGTCGAACTGACCCCCGCCCAGTGCTGGACGCTGCTCGGCACCCACGGGGTCGGCCGGGTGGCCGTGACCACCCACGAGGGGCCCGCGATCCTCCCCGTGAACTACCTCGTCGCCCAGGGCGAGGTGGCGTTCCGCACCTCCTCCGGGTCCCTCCCGGCCAGGGCCGCCGGCGCGGAGGTCGCCTTCGAGGTGGACCACATCGACGACGCGTTCAGCCGGGGCTGGAGCGTCCTCCTCGTCGGGGACGCCCGCACCGTCACGGAACCGGGTGCGGTCCGCGAGCTGGCGGAGCGGGCGTACACCACTCCGTGGGCGGGCGACGGGCGTGACCTGTGGGTCGCCGTCACGCCCCACCGGGTCAGCGGGCGGCGCGTCGACGTCCGGCACGGCGACGACGCGCCGCTCCCCGAGGTCTGA
- a CDS encoding CBS domain-containing protein has product MRHRSVADLMTPEVVAVQRGTSFKEIARLLDEFGITAVPVVDGDGRPVGVVSEADLLHRHTSGEQGPNTNTAEGLMSSPAVVARPHWSAVEAARVMERRRIKRLPVVDGTGRIIGVLSRRDLLQLFLRRDRAIQEEILEDVVTRTMGLAPSAVTVDVNDGTVTLSGMLERRSLVPILVRLCETVDGVVDVDDRLAYETDDTGALASGDMTG; this is encoded by the coding sequence ATGAGGCACCGCAGCGTGGCCGATCTGATGACGCCGGAGGTCGTCGCGGTGCAGCGCGGCACGTCCTTCAAGGAGATCGCGCGGCTGCTCGACGAGTTCGGCATCACCGCTGTCCCCGTGGTCGACGGGGACGGCCGGCCGGTCGGCGTGGTCTCCGAGGCGGACCTGCTGCACCGGCACACCTCCGGCGAGCAGGGACCGAACACGAACACCGCCGAGGGGCTGATGTCCAGCCCCGCCGTCGTGGCGCGGCCCCACTGGAGCGCCGTCGAGGCGGCCCGCGTCATGGAGCGCCGGCGCATCAAGCGGCTGCCCGTCGTGGACGGGACGGGGCGGATCATCGGGGTGCTCAGCCGCAGGGACCTGCTCCAGCTGTTCCTGCGGCGCGACCGCGCGATCCAGGAGGAGATCCTGGAGGACGTCGTGACCCGCACGATGGGACTGGCGCCGTCGGCCGTCACGGTCGACGTGAACGACGGGACGGTCACCCTCAGCGGCATGCTGGAGCGCCGCAGCCTCGTGCCGATACTGGTGCGGCTGTGCGAGACCGTCGACGGGGTGGTGGACGTGGACGACCGGCTCGCCTACGAGACGGATGACACGGGCGCGCTGGCGTCCGGCGACATGACGGGCTGA
- a CDS encoding DUF6193 family natural product biosynthesis protein, whose translation MDWKTDTEAREAELAVARERGPAHVVDLQWRRLREQAVEADYSDFLVLLDAAASEPRLRQLFPFTSMWVLCFSSNIEKPSLAEAPAVVAQLDGRFEVKTDRWGDIIGETDSAHEAIALVVANLPERLGPAGRHIPDDLR comes from the coding sequence ATGGACTGGAAGACCGATACAGAGGCTCGGGAGGCTGAACTCGCTGTGGCGCGTGAGCGCGGCCCTGCTCACGTCGTCGACCTGCAGTGGCGGCGACTGCGGGAACAGGCTGTCGAAGCGGATTACTCCGACTTCCTCGTCCTCCTGGATGCGGCGGCTTCCGAACCGAGGCTGCGGCAGCTCTTCCCGTTCACCAGCATGTGGGTCCTGTGCTTCAGTTCCAACATCGAGAAGCCTTCCCTTGCGGAGGCGCCGGCTGTGGTGGCTCAACTTGATGGCCGGTTCGAGGTGAAGACCGATCGATGGGGCGACATCATCGGCGAGACCGACTCCGCCCACGAGGCCATTGCGCTGGTCGTGGCCAACCTCCCGGAGCGTCTCGGCCCGGCCGGACGGCACATACCGGACGACCTACGGTGA
- a CDS encoding PEP/pyruvate-binding domain-containing protein, with translation MVRYVYDVAEEPGDGRDGSGPPGGPGVDPVGLLGEKGADLTGLLRLGLPVPAGFTVTSEACRVFLATGAPPPGLDAELAAHLARLERAAGRRLGRVDDPLLLSVRPGARVAVPGLMPTVLDVGLNDHAVLGLAGTPARERFAWDSYRRLVRAFGTAVMGVDPALFDGVLHRIEDQHHVADDSRLDACDLIRIVETYKDVVRERTGEDFPQDPVEQLHRAVRAAFASWAGEPARLHRRRAGLPDEPGVAVTVQTMVFGNRDAASGSGVALTRDPVAGGPGVYGGYLPGAQGEDVASGTRDPLPLAEFARLDPDAYAALCGHLRRLEEHHRDVCGVAFTVERGRLWTLRSFVGEPAVRAATAGAAARPAADGAAPGRTKDDRPD, from the coding sequence ATGGTCCGTTACGTGTACGACGTCGCCGAGGAGCCGGGAGACGGCCGCGACGGGTCCGGTCCGCCGGGCGGTCCGGGCGTCGACCCCGTCGGGCTGCTGGGCGAGAAGGGCGCCGATCTGACCGGGCTGCTGCGCCTGGGGCTGCCGGTACCGGCCGGCTTCACCGTGACCAGCGAGGCGTGTCGGGTGTTCCTCGCGACCGGGGCGCCGCCCCCCGGACTCGACGCGGAGCTGGCGGCGCACCTGGCCCGCTTGGAACGTGCCGCCGGGCGGCGGTTGGGACGCGTGGACGACCCGCTGCTGCTCTCGGTGCGGCCCGGGGCACGGGTCGCCGTACCGGGGCTGATGCCGACGGTCCTCGACGTGGGGCTGAACGATCACGCCGTGCTGGGGCTGGCCGGGACCCCGGCGCGGGAGCGGTTCGCGTGGGACTCCTACCGGCGCCTGGTACGGGCGTTCGGCACCGCGGTGATGGGGGTGGACCCGGCGCTCTTCGACGGCGTGCTGCACCGGATCGAGGACCAGCACCATGTCGCCGACGACTCGCGGCTGGACGCCTGCGACCTGATCCGGATCGTCGAGACGTACAAGGACGTGGTCCGCGAGCGGACCGGGGAGGACTTCCCGCAGGACCCGGTCGAGCAGCTGCACCGGGCCGTGCGGGCGGCGTTCGCTTCCTGGGCCGGCGAGCCCGCCCGGCTCCACCGGCGCCGGGCGGGGCTGCCGGACGAGCCGGGCGTGGCCGTGACCGTGCAGACGATGGTCTTCGGCAACCGGGACGCCGCGTCGGGCAGCGGCGTGGCCCTCACCCGCGACCCGGTCGCCGGCGGGCCCGGGGTGTACGGGGGCTATCTGCCCGGCGCGCAGGGCGAGGACGTCGCCTCCGGTACACGCGACCCGCTGCCGCTGGCGGAGTTCGCGCGGCTCGACCCGGACGCGTACGCGGCGCTGTGCGGGCACCTGCGGCGGCTGGAGGAGCACCACCGGGACGTGTGCGGCGTGGCGTTCACCGTCGAACGCGGCAGGCTGTGGACGTTGCGGAGCTTCGTCGGCGAGCCGGCCGTTCGGGCGGCGACGGCCGGCGCGGCGGCGCGGCCCGCCGCCGACGGCGCGGCACCCGGGCGGACAAAGGACGACCGGCCGGACTGA
- a CDS encoding DUF1876 domain-containing protein — protein sequence MARTLEWKINMELVEEGDTTEARAVLDTGKATVTGRGSARRNPEDADVPLIGDELAASRAMGDLSRQLMRLAYKDIGEAGAGLSGEVEEDAPYGWSTPVS from the coding sequence ATGGCCCGGACGCTCGAGTGGAAGATCAACATGGAGTTGGTGGAGGAGGGGGACACCACCGAGGCGCGCGCGGTGCTCGACACCGGCAAGGCCACCGTCACCGGCCGCGGCTCAGCCCGCCGCAACCCCGAGGACGCCGACGTCCCGCTGATCGGTGACGAACTGGCCGCCAGCCGCGCGATGGGCGATCTGTCCCGGCAGCTGATGCGCCTGGCCTACAAGGACATCGGCGAGGCGGGCGCGGGCCTGTCGGGCGAGGTCGAGGAGGACGCGCCGTACGGCTGGTCGACGCCGGTCAGCTGA
- a CDS encoding DUF2795 domain-containing protein — MAVNPIEMQKNLGGVSYPASKDEIVRQAEEHGASEKVVDALKSMPDKEYDSPAAVNKEVGRGS, encoded by the coding sequence ATGGCTGTGAACCCCATCGAGATGCAGAAGAACCTGGGCGGCGTCAGCTACCCGGCCTCCAAGGACGAGATCGTCCGTCAGGCCGAGGAGCACGGCGCCAGCGAGAAGGTCGTGGACGCGCTGAAGTCCATGCCCGACAAGGAGTACGACTCCCCCGCCGCCGTGAACAAGGAGGTCGGCAGAGGTTCCTGA